cactccattccccctccttctcgagactgaagagcagtccagattctctgccctgcggtgtgaggagccacccctgcatactccattacaagatggcgcctgcattcggcagcaccaactgaaatttccatcccttgttctctgcctctcccgtggcgtcatatgggctgacgagctgcaaccagtcagagcgtgacacgtcggaggcgaggactattaacctataaaaggattgggctttggtcctctggggtctccgctctgtaagcttatgctctccctctcaagacgcattaaagctttctgcagaaggatcctgtgtgtgccgcgtcgttcttgctggcgagacggttgcgcgGGACAACTGGTGCCGAAATCCCGGGAACCTCAACATCGTCAGCACCATCGGAGATCCCTTGGATTCAAGGAGGATTCAGAACTGCAGGTGGATACGCTCAGAGAGGTATGTCCTTTCTGGATTTTGGCTTGGACCTCTCGCTGCCTTAGGAAGATAGTGTTGAAGCCATAGTGATTGTCCTGGGAGTGCTACTATGCTCTGCTTTCACCGTTATGATTGTTAGGTGCGTTAAGTCCGACGTAGATAAGCGGCAGCACTCTGTTGCGTGCCTCAGTCTCTTGTAGATAAAAGAGCCGTACGCGgagtttactttcattttcttcacacTTGTAAGACGGACGTAGATAAGCCGCGGGTGTCTGCTTGTTATCATGGGCTCCTCTCAGTCTATCGTTACAGCGCTAGAAACGGTGTTAAAGCAACGAGACATAAAAGTTGCCAATCGGACACTTAAAAATTTTGTCAAAGAAATTGATCGGGTGGCTCCCTGGTATGTTTGCTCCGGGTCCTTGACTCTTGCCTCATGGAATAAATTAGGTAAAGATCTTGATAAAAAACTGGCAGAAGGGGAATTGAGACAGGGGACAAGGGCCATTTGGAAACTTATTAAGAACTGTTTAGAGGATGAAGCCTGTCGGGCTGTTGTAGCGGAGGGACGAAATGTCCTTGAAGAAGTCCAGGATAGCATGTCAGAAACTGAGCGTAGTGAGAGGTTGGGCGCGCGCAAGAAAAAACCAGTCCCAATTAAGGAAAATGGCCCCCCCGGTGCGTCTAATGACAAGGGGGTGTATGCATCGGACCCTAGAGGTCCCTTGCCTgttgtaagaaagaaaggaagtactAGTCTATACCCTTTACAAGAGCTTGAAGCTTTAATTGCCGATAGCTCCGATGATTCTAaaagttcagaagaagaagacttagaccctgaggaagaagctgaactagaggaggaagaagccagataTGAGGAGGAGAGGTATCATCCTGATGATCACTTGCGGAGTAAGAGAGAGCCCCGAAAGCGGCAGCCTTATGCAGCCTCCCCGCAGGTAGTCCCTTCAGCGCCCCCTCCTTATGAAATGCGCCGGaagtccttctccttcctcccggagaaagtaaaaagaaaactacaccTTGCTTATCCTGTTTTTGAAGGCGCAGAGGGAGGATGGGTGCATGCACCCATAGAGTATAATCAACTTAAAGAATTGGCAGAGTCGGTCAGAAAATATGGAGTAACAGCCAACTTTACTCTAGCACAATTGGACAGGCTGGCCATGGCTGCCATGACCCCAGCTGACTGGCAGACGGTGGCGAAAGCATCGCTTGTCAGCATGGGCCAATATTTGGAATGGAAAGCTCTCTGGCATGAAGCTGCACAGGAGCAAGCCAGGGCCAATGCTATGGCTCTGACTCCGGAACAGCAACAATGGACGTTTGACCTCCTGACAGGTCAAGGGCGTTTTGCAGCTAATCAAACAGATTATCACTGGGGTGCATATCGGCAAATCGCTGATATGGCCATTAGGGCCTGGAAGGCACTCTCCAAAAAGGGGGAAGTGAATAATCAGCTCACTAAGATTATTCAAGGGACCCAGGAGCCTTTTTCAGATTTTGTGGCGCGAATGACAGAGGCAGCAGGGCGCATCTTTGGTGATCCTGAAATAGCCGCGCCTCTTACTGAACAGCTTATCTTTGAGAACGCCACTCAGGAATGTCGCGCGGCCATAGCcccaagaaagaataaaggatTACAAGATTGGCTCAGGATTTGTAGAGAACTTGGTGGTCCCCTTACTAATGTAGGATTGGCTGCTGCCATTTTACAGTCTCAAAAGCGCCCCCTTAAAGGGCCTGACAAAAGAGTTTGCTTTAAATGTGGAAAGCCAGGGCATTTAAAAAAGGATTGTAGagcatcagaaagagaaagggctccACCTACCCTCTGTACCCGCTGTGGTAAGGGCTACCACAAAGCTGAGCTATGTCGCTCAGTAAGGGATATAAAGGGCAGAGTTCTCCCTCCTATGGAGACATTTGTGAATAAGAATCCAAAAAACGGGGCAGTGGGCCCTCGATCCCAGGGCCCACAAAAATATGGGAACAGGTTTATCAAGGCAACAGACGAGGCTCCCCCGGAAACGGAACAAGAGTGGACTTGTGCGCCTCCTCCGACTTCTTACTAATGCCCCAGATGGGGGTGCAGCCTGTCCCTGTTCAGATGCCTACACCATTGCCACAAGGGAGCGTAGGTCTCCTTTTAGGCCGAGGATCGCTCACCCTGCAGGGACTAATTGTCCATCCTGGTATAATTGATAATCAACATGTCCCTGAGATTCAAGTATTATGTTCCAGTCCTAATGGGGTTTTTTCTATTAGTAAAGGAGATAGAAtagctcagctgctgctcctcccaggtgatgctcatcagaaaacagaagacagacagatgggatcCTCAGGCCAGGATTCAGCTTACTTAGTTGTTAGCCTCCAGGATAGGCCAAAGTTGTCCCTCTGGGTTAATGGTAAGCGTTTTGAAGGCATTTTGGACACCGGAGCGGACAAAAGCATAATTTCCTCCCATTGGTGGCCCAAATCTTGGCCAACTACTGAAGCGTCACATTCTTTACAAGGACTGGGATATAATGCTCACCCAACTATCAGCTCCTCGGTCCTTATTTGGAGGACCATGGAAGGACAGGAGGGACGGTTCACCCCGTATGTACTAGCCTTGCCTGTTAACTTATGGGGACGGGATGTTATGCAAGCCATGGGACTTACTTTATCTAATGAATATTCACCACAAGCAATCAATATTATGAGAAAGATAGGGTACGAGGTGGGAAAAGGACTAGGGCGCCTAGGACAAGGGCGGACAGAACCTGTGGCGCCTGACCCCAACCAAGGAAGACAGGGCCTGGGTTTTTCCTAGGCGCCACTGGGGCAGCACGACCCATACCATGGAAAACAGAGACCCCGGTGTGGGTTCCCCAGTGGCCACTGACCTCTGAAAAATTGAAGGCGGTAACCAGCCTTATTTCTGAACAGCTAGCCTTGGGACACATTGAACCATCAACCTCCCCTTGGAATACCCCGATTTTTGTCATcaaaaagaagtcaggaaaatgGCGCTTGCTACATGATCTAAGAGCCATTAATGAACAAATGCACCCCCTAGGGGCTGT
The sequence above is drawn from the Chionomys nivalis chromosome 5, mChiNiv1.1, whole genome shotgun sequence genome and encodes:
- the LOC130875144 gene encoding igE-binding protein-like, yielding MGSSQSIVTALETVLKQRDIKVANRTLKNFVKEIDRVAPWYVCSGSLTLASWNKLGKDLDKKLAEGELRQGTRAIWKLIKNCLEDEACRAVVAEGRNVLEEVQDSMSETERSERLGARKKKPVPIKENGPPGASNDKGVYASDPRGPLPVVRKKGSTSLYPLQELEALIADSSDDSKSSEEEDLDPEEEAELEEEEARYEEERYHPDDHLRSKREPRKRQPYAASPQVVPSAPPPYEMRRKSFSFLPEKVKRKLHLAYPVFEGAEGGWVHAPIEYNQLKELAESVRKYGVTANFTLAQLDRLAMAAMTPADWQTVAKASLVSMGQYLEWKALWHEAAQEQARANAMALTPEQQQWTFDLLTGQGRFAANQTDYHWGAYRQIADMAIRAWKALSKKGEVNNQLTKIIQGTQEPFSDFVARMTEAAGRIFGDPEIAAPLTEQLIFENATQECRAAIAPRKNKGLQDWLRICRELGGPLTNVGLAAAILQSQKRPLKGPDKRVCFKCGKPGHLKKDCRASERERAPPTLCTRCGKGYHKAELCRSVRDIKGRVLPPMETFVNKNPKNGAVGPRSQGPQKYGNRFIKATDEAPPETEQEWTCAPPPTSY